The proteins below are encoded in one region of Neoasaia chiangmaiensis:
- the glpX gene encoding class II fructose-bisphosphatase encodes MPNSQPRYQVTDRNLALELVRVTEAAAISSSNWTGRGKKNEADGAAVEAMRHAFDTVAIDGTVVIGEGEMDEAPMLYIGEKVGAGGPAMDIAVDPLEGTNLCAKDLPNAMTMLALAESGNFLHAPDIYMEKLVVGPGLPDDLIDIDAPIETTLRDLAKAKGKPVSELVMCALDRERHEELIARAREAGARVTLLTDGDVAAAIAACIDESSVDVYAGSGGAPEGVLAAAAVRCVGGQMQGRLLFEDNTQVERAREMAPGKDPTRKLGLHDMARGDVLFSATGVTGGALLRGVQRFSPTRVRTHSIVMRSKSGTVRFVEGRHDFSTKTWTGR; translated from the coding sequence GTGCCGAACTCGCAGCCCCGCTATCAGGTCACCGATCGGAACCTGGCGCTTGAGCTGGTCCGCGTGACCGAAGCCGCCGCCATTTCGTCCTCCAACTGGACGGGACGCGGCAAGAAGAACGAAGCTGACGGCGCGGCCGTCGAAGCCATGCGCCACGCCTTCGACACGGTCGCCATCGATGGCACGGTCGTTATCGGCGAAGGTGAAATGGACGAAGCGCCGATGCTCTATATCGGCGAGAAGGTCGGTGCGGGCGGCCCGGCGATGGACATCGCCGTGGACCCGCTGGAAGGCACCAACCTGTGCGCCAAGGACCTGCCGAATGCCATGACCATGCTGGCTCTGGCCGAAAGCGGCAACTTCCTGCACGCGCCGGACATCTACATGGAAAAGCTGGTGGTCGGCCCGGGCCTGCCCGACGATCTGATCGACATCGATGCCCCGATCGAGACCACGCTGAGGGATCTCGCCAAGGCCAAGGGCAAGCCGGTCAGCGAACTGGTGATGTGCGCGCTGGATCGCGAACGCCACGAGGAACTGATCGCCCGCGCCCGTGAAGCCGGCGCGCGCGTCACGCTGCTGACGGATGGCGATGTCGCCGCCGCCATTGCCGCCTGTATCGACGAGAGCAGTGTCGATGTGTACGCGGGGTCCGGCGGTGCGCCGGAGGGCGTACTGGCTGCCGCGGCCGTTCGCTGCGTCGGCGGCCAGATGCAGGGCCGCCTGCTGTTCGAGGACAACACCCAGGTCGAACGCGCCCGCGAAATGGCACCCGGCAAGGACCCCACCCGCAAGCTGGGCCTGCACGACATGGCGCGCGGGGACGTGCTGTTCTCCGCGACGGGCGTGACCGGCGGTGCGCTGCTGCGTGGTGTGCAGCGTTTCAGCCCCACGCGCGTTCGGACCCATTCGATCGTCATGCGCTCGAAATCCGGCACCGTGCGATTCGTCGAAGGCCGCCACGATTTCTCGACAAAGACCTGGACGGGTCGCTGA
- a CDS encoding LL-diaminopimelate aminotransferase, producing MTEEFHRIRRLPPYVFAEVNKAKAAARARGEDIIDLGMGNPDSPTPPHIVRKLVETVADPRAHRYSVSRGIPGLRRALAGYYDRRFGVHLDPETEVIATLGSKEGLANLAVAITSPGDTILVPNPSYPIHQFGFIIAGASVRSIPATPDEDMLRALERAVRHSVPKPTALIVNFPSNPTAFTASLDFYKELVAFARREEIWIMSDLAYCEIYFGDEPPPSILQVEGAKDIAVEFTSLSKTYSMAGWRMGFAAGNPRLIQALTRIKSYLDYGAFTPIQVAAVAALSGPQDCVAEIRQLYKERRDVLLRGLDAAGWNVPAPQGSMFAWAPIPEKFASMGSVDFSKLLLREAGVAVAPGLGFGEYGEGFVRIGLVENTQRLRQATRAIKGFLGRHGVPQAATMESIP from the coding sequence ATGACCGAAGAGTTCCATCGCATCCGCCGCCTGCCGCCCTACGTGTTCGCCGAAGTGAACAAGGCCAAGGCCGCTGCCCGAGCCCGGGGCGAGGACATCATCGATCTCGGCATGGGCAACCCCGACAGCCCCACGCCACCGCATATCGTCAGGAAACTGGTCGAGACCGTGGCCGACCCGCGGGCGCATCGCTATTCGGTGAGCCGCGGCATCCCGGGCCTGCGGCGTGCCCTCGCGGGTTATTACGATCGCCGCTTCGGCGTCCATCTCGATCCGGAAACGGAAGTCATCGCCACGCTGGGCTCAAAGGAAGGCCTGGCGAATCTGGCCGTCGCCATCACCAGCCCGGGCGATACGATCCTGGTGCCGAATCCCTCCTATCCGATTCACCAGTTCGGCTTCATCATCGCCGGCGCGTCCGTCCGCTCGATTCCCGCCACGCCGGACGAGGACATGCTGCGCGCGCTGGAACGCGCCGTGCGCCACTCCGTCCCCAAACCGACCGCGCTGATCGTCAATTTCCCGTCGAACCCGACGGCATTCACCGCATCGCTCGATTTCTACAAGGAGCTGGTGGCTTTCGCCCGCCGGGAGGAGATCTGGATCATGTCCGATCTCGCCTATTGCGAGATCTATTTCGGCGATGAGCCGCCACCGTCGATTCTTCAGGTCGAGGGCGCCAAGGACATCGCCGTCGAGTTCACGTCCCTTTCCAAGACCTACTCCATGGCGGGTTGGCGCATGGGTTTCGCGGCGGGCAATCCGCGCCTGATCCAGGCGTTGACGCGCATCAAATCCTATCTGGACTACGGCGCCTTCACGCCGATCCAGGTTGCGGCCGTCGCCGCGCTCAGTGGCCCGCAGGATTGCGTCGCGGAAATCCGCCAGCTCTACAAGGAGCGGCGCGACGTCCTGTTGCGCGGCCTGGATGCCGCCGGATGGAACGTGCCCGCGCCGCAAGGCTCGATGTTCGCCTGGGCGCCGATCCCCGAGAAGTTCGCGTCGATGGGCAGTGTGGATTTCAGCAAGCTGCTGCTCAGGGAGGCTGGCGTCGCGGTCGCGCCGGGCCTGGGCTTCGGCGAATACGGTGAGGGTTTTGTGCGAATCGGTCTGGTCGAAAACACGCAGCGCCTGCGTCAGGCGACGCGCGCCATCAAGGGATTCCTCGGACGGCATGGCGTGCCGCAGGCGGCGACGATGGAGTCCATCCCTTGA
- a CDS encoding homoserine dehydrogenase → MSGASGKPALRLGIAGLGTVGVGVLQLLRDNAAAITARAGRPIEVVAVSARDRTRDRGVDLAGLRWHDDAAALAGDDGIDVVLELIGGAEGTARTLVESALSRGRDVVTANKALLALHGAHLARIARESGAALLFEASVAGGIPAIKLVREGLAADRLLRVGGILNGTCNYILTTMRDTGRDFDDVLSEAQALGYAEADPSTDVDGWDAAHKLAILAGLAFGQPVAFDGLHVDGIRAIQACDQHFARELGYRIKLLGTARRTGDDAIEAWMRPCFVPKNAPIAHVDGVFNAVVTEGAFSGPMLIEGRGAGAGPTASAVVADVIDLARGTALPVWGVAPKAEIACAPRSALGGEYYLRVIVRDRPGVVADIAAALRDAGVSLRALSQHDAAREPGGTVPLALVTHHTTEAAMISVISALEALESVVGTPLLLKIETV, encoded by the coding sequence TTGAGCGGAGCCAGCGGCAAACCGGCCCTTCGTCTCGGCATCGCGGGCCTCGGTACGGTCGGCGTCGGCGTTCTTCAGCTCCTCCGCGACAATGCCGCCGCCATTACAGCGCGCGCCGGACGGCCTATCGAGGTTGTCGCTGTCTCCGCGCGTGACCGGACACGGGATCGCGGCGTGGATCTGGCCGGCCTGCGCTGGCATGACGATGCCGCCGCCCTGGCCGGCGACGATGGCATCGACGTCGTTCTGGAATTGATCGGCGGCGCGGAAGGAACGGCGCGCACGCTGGTCGAATCCGCCCTGTCACGCGGGCGCGACGTGGTGACAGCCAACAAGGCGTTGCTTGCCCTGCACGGTGCGCATCTGGCGCGCATAGCGCGCGAAAGCGGCGCGGCCCTGCTGTTCGAGGCGTCCGTCGCCGGCGGCATTCCCGCCATCAAGCTGGTGCGTGAGGGGCTTGCCGCCGATCGTCTGCTGCGCGTCGGCGGCATCCTGAACGGCACCTGCAACTATATCCTGACCACCATGCGCGACACCGGTCGCGATTTCGATGACGTGCTGTCGGAAGCGCAGGCCCTGGGTTACGCGGAAGCCGATCCGTCGACGGATGTGGACGGATGGGATGCCGCGCACAAGCTGGCCATCCTCGCCGGGCTCGCCTTCGGCCAGCCGGTCGCTTTCGACGGCCTGCATGTGGATGGCATCCGCGCCATTCAGGCCTGCGACCAGCATTTCGCACGCGAACTCGGTTACCGCATCAAACTGCTCGGCACGGCACGGCGCACCGGTGACGATGCGATCGAAGCATGGATGCGCCCCTGCTTCGTGCCGAAGAATGCACCGATCGCGCATGTCGATGGGGTTTTCAACGCCGTGGTGACGGAAGGCGCCTTCAGCGGCCCGATGCTGATCGAGGGGCGCGGCGCCGGTGCCGGTCCCACGGCGAGCGCTGTTGTCGCGGATGTGATCGACCTGGCCCGAGGCACGGCCCTGCCGGTCTGGGGTGTCGCGCCAAAAGCCGAAATCGCCTGCGCCCCGCGCAGCGCGCTCGGGGGCGAATACTATCTTCGCGTCATCGTGCGCGATCGCCCGGGCGTGGTGGCCGATATCGCGGCGGCCCTGCGCGATGCGGGCGTTTCCCTGCGTGCGCTGTCACAACATGATGCCGCGCGCGAGCCGGGTGGCACGGTGCCGCTGGCGCTGGTGACGCATCACACGACAGAGGCAGCGATGATCTCGGTCATCAGCGCGCTGGAAGCACTGGAATCGGTCGTCGGCACACCGCTTCTGCTCAAAATCGAGACGGTGTGA
- a CDS encoding ATP-dependent Clp protease proteolytic subunit produces MRGTTPNGIPGRSVRLDDEPDPRNPDVPEPEGPEPKEPDDNKTLNSPINELEGKLFEQRKVLIFGAINDKIARDVTGRLLALAGASDKPIDVYVNSPGGHVESGDTIHDMIRFVDSVAPVNMIGTGWVASAGALIYAAGRPERRVCLPNTRFLLHQPMGGVRGPATDIDIEAREIIKMRERLNRLFARETGQPYEKIAKDTDRNYWMSAEEAIAYGLVNRVINAMNDLG; encoded by the coding sequence ATGCGCGGCACGACGCCCAACGGCATCCCCGGACGCTCCGTCCGCCTCGATGACGAACCCGATCCCCGCAACCCGGACGTGCCGGAGCCCGAAGGCCCGGAGCCGAAGGAGCCGGACGACAACAAGACGCTGAACTCGCCCATCAACGAACTTGAGGGCAAGCTGTTCGAACAGCGCAAGGTGCTGATCTTCGGCGCGATCAACGACAAGATCGCACGCGACGTGACGGGGCGCCTGCTGGCGCTGGCCGGGGCATCGGACAAGCCGATCGATGTCTACGTCAATTCCCCGGGCGGTCATGTCGAGAGTGGCGACACGATCCATGACATGATCCGGTTCGTCGATTCGGTGGCGCCGGTCAACATGATCGGAACGGGCTGGGTCGCCTCGGCGGGCGCGCTGATCTATGCGGCGGGCAGGCCGGAGCGCCGCGTCTGCCTGCCGAACACGCGCTTCCTGCTCCATCAGCCGATGGGCGGCGTGCGTGGTCCCGCGACCGATATCGACATTGAGGCACGCGAGATCATCAAGATGCGCGAGCGCCTCAACCGCCTGTTCGCGCGCGAAACCGGACAGCCGTACGAGAAGATCGCCAAGGACACCGATCGCAACTACTGGATGTCGGCGGAGGAGGCGATTGCCTACGGTCTCGTCAACCGCGTCATCAACGCGATGAACGACCTGGGCTGA
- the recJ gene encoding single-stranded-DNA-specific exonuclease RecJ: MSDAALCLDPAPLVLNVGHSAGGRRWVWRDAALAEDGLRHSLAIAQRAGIPELLGRILAARGVALGRAEAFLDPRLRDWLPDPSCLKDMEAAAARLSRAVRERECIGVFGDYDVDGACGTALLTDLLRELGCAVETHIPDRQKEGYGPNAAALDGLMARGAQLLVCVDCGTAAAPILDPFAGRVDLIVLDHHKPDGGVLPRGIVVNPNRLDCTSQLGTLCATAVAFLTGVALLRDLRAQGWFTEHPEPNLLRRLDLVALATICDVMPLQGLNRALVAQGLRVLGRGERLGLATLASVAMVKESASAMACGFAFGPRINAGGRIAQADLGLKLLLADDAFEARTLAEKLDEVNRQRQTVEADILTSALQQAQTQVDAGHAVLFLRGDAWHPGVVGIVAGRVRERFNRPALVGALQDGVIKGSARSVPGLDLGAAVIAARQAGLLLTGGGHAMAAGFSLAAGQADSFHHFLDERLSAARERPAQDDLLLDGVLSLRGATSEVAAQIGRLAPFGMGNEEPLLAISRVRCVKVERIGRDGNTLRAILQGEDGGRLRGLVFRAADKPFADVLEDSSAPLLHVAGHLRSERWQDRETLTLFIADIALI; this comes from the coding sequence ATGTCCGATGCCGCACTTTGCCTCGACCCCGCGCCTCTCGTTCTCAACGTCGGCCACAGCGCCGGCGGGAGACGCTGGGTCTGGCGCGACGCCGCACTTGCGGAAGATGGCCTGCGCCACAGTCTTGCCATCGCCCAGCGCGCCGGTATTCCCGAGCTTCTCGGTCGTATTCTGGCGGCGCGCGGCGTCGCGCTCGGCCGCGCGGAAGCCTTTCTCGATCCACGACTGCGCGACTGGCTGCCCGATCCGTCCTGCCTGAAGGACATGGAGGCGGCTGCGGCGCGACTGTCGCGTGCCGTGCGGGAGCGGGAATGCATCGGCGTCTTCGGCGATTATGACGTGGATGGCGCCTGCGGCACGGCATTGTTGACGGACCTGCTGCGCGAACTCGGTTGCGCCGTGGAAACCCACATCCCCGATCGCCAGAAAGAGGGCTACGGCCCTAATGCCGCCGCGCTCGACGGCTTGATGGCGCGCGGTGCGCAACTGCTGGTCTGCGTGGATTGCGGCACCGCTGCCGCACCGATCCTCGACCCGTTCGCCGGGCGCGTCGACCTGATCGTGCTGGACCACCACAAGCCGGACGGCGGCGTTTTGCCGCGCGGTATCGTCGTCAATCCGAACCGGCTCGACTGCACATCCCAACTCGGCACGCTCTGCGCGACGGCCGTCGCCTTCCTGACCGGCGTCGCGCTGTTGCGCGATCTTCGGGCGCAGGGATGGTTCACCGAACACCCCGAACCCAACCTGCTGCGTCGCCTCGACCTCGTGGCGCTCGCGACGATCTGCGACGTTATGCCGTTGCAGGGCCTCAATCGCGCGCTGGTGGCGCAGGGATTGCGCGTTCTGGGGCGTGGAGAGCGCCTCGGCCTCGCCACGCTGGCTTCCGTCGCGATGGTGAAGGAGAGCGCCAGCGCGATGGCCTGCGGCTTTGCCTTCGGTCCCCGCATCAATGCCGGCGGTCGCATCGCGCAGGCCGATCTCGGGCTGAAACTGCTGCTGGCCGATGATGCTTTCGAGGCACGGACGCTCGCCGAAAAGCTCGATGAGGTAAACCGTCAACGCCAGACGGTGGAGGCGGACATCCTTACCTCGGCCCTGCAACAGGCGCAGACGCAGGTCGATGCCGGTCATGCCGTCCTGTTCCTGCGCGGCGATGCGTGGCACCCCGGCGTGGTCGGCATCGTTGCCGGTCGCGTGCGGGAACGCTTCAACCGTCCGGCCCTGGTCGGTGCCCTGCAAGACGGCGTCATCAAGGGGTCAGCACGCTCCGTGCCCGGCCTGGATCTCGGCGCCGCCGTCATTGCGGCGCGCCAGGCCGGATTGCTGCTGACCGGCGGCGGTCATGCCATGGCGGCCGGATTCTCTCTTGCCGCCGGGCAGGCGGACTCTTTCCATCATTTTCTGGATGAACGACTATCCGCCGCGCGAGAACGTCCCGCGCAGGATGACCTGCTGCTGGACGGCGTACTGAGCCTTCGCGGTGCGACTTCCGAAGTCGCCGCGCAAATCGGTCGTCTTGCACCCTTCGGCATGGGGAATGAGGAACCGCTGCTGGCGATCAGCCGCGTGCGCTGCGTGAAAGTCGAGCGTATCGGCCGGGACGGCAATACGCTGCGGGCCATCCTGCAGGGCGAGGATGGCGGACGCCTGCGCGGCCTGGTGTTCCGCGCGGCGGACAAGCCTTTCGCGGATGTTCTGGAAGATTCCAGCGCCCCACTGCTGCATGTTGCCGGGCATCTGCGCAGTGAGCGATGGCAGGATCGCGAGACGCTGACGTTATTCATTGCCGATATCGCACTAATTTAG
- a CDS encoding flagellar biosynthetic protein FliR — protein sequence MSGPADSILLVSLPATALLFALVLCRVSAVVMLMPGLGETSSPMTVRAGLAVGLTFLIAPTAASIFAADGLTDAAPLRVLALASVELFVGLFLGWLARLAAMILPLAGQFLSLLTGLSSVLQPDPELGAETSVLSRFFSLLAPVLLLTSGIYIYPIRALVGSYDFIPPGGALWGAVQWPILEDTTHVVIQTTERMFVLSLELIAPFLLLSVLWQIALGIVSRVIPNLQIYNLATPLQIIGGLALLALLLRPMTVVWGNWSFDMLSHLPGL from the coding sequence ATGAGCGGCCCCGCCGACAGCATCCTGCTGGTCTCGCTGCCCGCAACGGCCTTGCTGTTCGCGCTTGTGCTATGCCGTGTCAGTGCGGTTGTGATGCTGATGCCCGGCCTTGGCGAGACGAGTTCGCCGATGACGGTCCGTGCCGGACTGGCCGTTGGGTTGACCTTTCTCATCGCCCCCACGGCAGCGTCCATTTTTGCCGCCGACGGTCTGACCGATGCCGCGCCCTTGCGCGTCCTGGCACTCGCTTCCGTCGAGTTGTTCGTCGGCCTTTTCCTGGGCTGGCTCGCGCGGCTCGCGGCGATGATCCTGCCGCTGGCCGGTCAGTTCCTTTCGCTGTTGACGGGACTGTCGAGCGTCCTTCAGCCCGACCCCGAACTGGGCGCGGAGACGTCCGTGCTCAGTCGTTTCTTCAGCTTGCTGGCGCCTGTCCTGCTGCTGACGAGCGGCATCTACATTTACCCGATCCGTGCCCTCGTCGGCAGTTATGACTTCATCCCGCCCGGCGGCGCCCTCTGGGGCGCGGTTCAGTGGCCGATTTTGGAGGATACGACGCATGTCGTCATCCAGACGACAGAGCGGATGTTCGTGCTGTCGCTCGAACTGATCGCCCCGTTCCTGCTGCTGTCTGTCCTGTGGCAGATCGCGCTTGGCATCGTGAGCCGTGTGATTCCCAATCTCCAGATATATAATCTGGCAACGCCGCTTCAGATTATTGGCGGTCTGGCGCTTCTGGCCCTGCTGCTGCGCCCGATGACGGTCGTCTGGGGTAACTGGTCGTTCGACATGCTCAGTCATCTGCCGGGACTGTGA
- a CDS encoding EscU/YscU/HrcU family type III secretion system export apparatus switch protein, giving the protein MAESEEKPYAPSARRLEQAREEGNVLFSREAISAAMLLVAVLMMVAFVPASAARQGAILRGLMLHAGDGDLSPQLAMRVSLRAALTFFLPFGGAVATFALAIGLLQTGFLFRLSALAPDPGRLSPMKGLSRILGASALMDALKSIGKCAAFGAIMFWQARSLLHESASLIGYSLPILLARLMHAIVQVGAALLCAQIVFAGIDILWNWQRRVSKLRMTLQEVKEEYRQMEGDPHIKGRLKQMRARLARQRMMEAVKTATVVVTNPTHYAVALMYDQKSPSAPRIVAKGVDDVAARIRDLARRNNVPIMPNPPLARALFPLPLDTEIPIEHFRIVAAIIAQVWRIKRGMNR; this is encoded by the coding sequence TTGGCCGAGTCGGAGGAAAAACCCTATGCCCCCTCGGCGCGGCGCCTCGAACAGGCGCGAGAGGAGGGCAACGTTCTTTTCTCGCGCGAGGCAATATCCGCTGCCATGCTGCTGGTCGCCGTCCTGATGATGGTGGCATTCGTACCCGCAAGCGCCGCGCGGCAGGGCGCCATCCTGCGTGGACTGATGCTGCATGCGGGCGATGGTGATCTTTCGCCGCAGCTTGCCATGCGGGTCAGTCTGCGCGCGGCGCTGACCTTCTTCCTGCCCTTCGGCGGAGCGGTCGCCACTTTCGCCCTGGCCATCGGCCTTTTGCAAACCGGTTTCCTGTTTCGCCTCTCCGCGCTGGCACCCGACCCCGGCCGGCTTTCGCCCATGAAGGGGCTAAGTCGCATCCTTGGCGCCAGCGCGCTCATGGACGCTCTGAAGTCCATCGGAAAATGCGCGGCCTTCGGTGCGATCATGTTCTGGCAGGCTCGCAGCCTGCTTCATGAAAGCGCATCGCTTATCGGCTACAGCCTTCCGATCCTTCTGGCGAGATTGATGCACGCGATCGTTCAGGTCGGCGCGGCATTGCTTTGTGCGCAGATCGTCTTTGCCGGCATCGATATCCTATGGAACTGGCAGCGACGTGTTTCAAAACTGCGAATGACGTTGCAGGAGGTCAAGGAAGAATATCGCCAGATGGAAGGCGATCCCCATATCAAGGGCAGGCTGAAGCAGATGCGCGCGCGCCTGGCACGGCAACGCATGATGGAAGCCGTCAAGACCGCCACAGTCGTCGTGACCAATCCGACCCACTACGCTGTCGCCCTCATGTATGATCAGAAGTCGCCCAGCGCACCCCGGATCGTCGCCAAGGGTGTGGATGACGTTGCCGCGCGAATCCGGGATCTGGCCCGTCGGAATAATGTGCCCATTATGCCGAACCCACCCCTGGCCCGTGCGCTTTTTCCTCTACCGCTGGATACCGAGATTCCGATCGAGCATTTCCGGATCGTGGCCGCGATCATCGCTCAGGTCTGGCGCATCAAGCGCGGGATGAACCGGTGA
- a CDS encoding flagellar biosynthetic protein FliQ produces the protein MEAIDLPAILHQMLIVTLKLSAPALLAALVVGLLISLLQAVTQINEATLAFVPKLLAIAMLLVFSGPFMTATLLDFARFMFDQLILVGGT, from the coding sequence ATGGAGGCGATCGATCTTCCGGCGATCCTGCACCAGATGCTGATCGTTACGCTCAAGCTGAGCGCACCGGCCCTGCTGGCCGCACTGGTCGTCGGATTGCTGATCTCGCTTCTTCAGGCCGTGACGCAGATCAACGAAGCCACCCTGGCTTTCGTGCCGAAACTGTTGGCCATCGCCATGTTGCTGGTCTTTTCCGGCCCCTTCATGACAGCGACACTGCTTGATTTCGCCCGCTTCATGTTCGACCAGTTGATCCTCGTTGGCGGAACATGA
- a CDS encoding OmpA family protein, with the protein MRNDWQETGRRILFASAFLGSLTGCAHRDAVDTVGNWWHQYEGGAIAQQRPPPPGAHNPYPHVGLTPTTPPEMPSPAARTNLTDQMEAQRNFGNRLAAADGPLPVASTAAPPRPPAPKPRTPSADSDSGSSMTVDAPGQTTGNTSTTATSGASSTTPAPARHTQATADQHAPELAMPAVTQFAPPPIKPGELPQIGSLPPAAPQFPGFDIPRDAALPDRPAPAYALADPHGRLFRFGQSSDQLAPGQEQDIGHALDGRGPHAPVYVTGFGDATSLAIIDQAASLRLGLLRARTLADALIAQGVDGADIRIAASAIGHGARISLRP; encoded by the coding sequence TTGCGCAACGACTGGCAAGAAACCGGCAGACGGATCCTCTTCGCATCCGCATTCCTGGGAAGCCTGACCGGCTGCGCCCATCGCGATGCCGTCGATACGGTGGGCAACTGGTGGCATCAATACGAAGGCGGCGCGATCGCGCAGCAGCGTCCGCCGCCGCCGGGCGCCCATAACCCCTATCCCCATGTCGGCCTGACGCCCACGACACCGCCGGAGATGCCCAGCCCCGCCGCCCGCACCAATCTGACCGACCAGATGGAAGCGCAACGCAATTTCGGCAACCGGCTGGCGGCCGCCGACGGGCCGTTGCCGGTTGCGTCCACCGCTGCACCACCCCGTCCGCCGGCGCCGAAGCCACGAACACCGTCGGCCGATAGCGACAGCGGCTCCTCCATGACGGTCGATGCCCCCGGCCAGACGACGGGCAACACCAGCACGACGGCCACGTCCGGTGCGTCGTCCACGACGCCCGCGCCCGCGCGGCATACGCAGGCGACAGCCGACCAGCATGCGCCCGAACTGGCGATGCCGGCCGTCACGCAATTCGCGCCACCCCCCATCAAGCCGGGGGAACTGCCGCAGATCGGCAGTCTGCCGCCCGCCGCGCCGCAGTTTCCCGGTTTCGATATTCCGCGCGATGCGGCCCTGCCGGACCGTCCGGCGCCGGCCTACGCCCTTGCCGATCCGCATGGCCGCCTGTTCCGCTTCGGCCAATCCTCGGATCAGCTCGCACCGGGGCAGGAACAGGACATCGGCCATGCTCTGGACGGGCGCGGACCGCATGCGCCGGTTTACGTGACGGGCTTCGGCGATGCGACATCGCTTGCCATCATCGATCAGGCCGCCAGCCTGCGCCTTGGCCTGCTGCGGGCACGCACCCTGGCGGATGCGCTGATTGCCCAGGGCGTGGACGGAGCCGATATCCGCATCGCCGCCAGCGCCATCGGTCATGGCGCACGGATCAGCCTCCGCCCTTAA
- the fliE gene encoding flagellar hook-basal body complex protein FliE — translation MIGDVTQARNAYARTLQGLDATAPVDNGTTDGTGSFGSMLKQAVSDAIATGHDAEKQAAQGIQGGGDMTQIVTAVSNAQLALQTTTALRDRFVQAYQDVMRMSI, via the coding sequence ATGATCGGCGATGTCACACAGGCACGCAACGCCTATGCGCGGACCCTGCAGGGCCTCGATGCGACCGCCCCGGTGGACAACGGCACGACCGACGGCACCGGCAGTTTCGGCAGCATGCTGAAACAGGCCGTCTCGGATGCGATCGCGACCGGCCATGACGCGGAAAAACAGGCGGCGCAGGGAATTCAGGGCGGCGGCGACATGACGCAGATCGTCACGGCCGTATCCAACGCGCAACTAGCCTTGCAAACGACGACGGCGCTGCGCGATCGGTTCGTGCAGGCGTATCAGGACGTCATGCGCATGTCGATCTGA
- the recA gene encoding recombinase RecA, whose protein sequence is MDKTKALEGALSQIERAFGKGSIMRMGERPKQQADVISSGSLGLDIALGIGGLPRGRIVEIYGPESSGKTTLALHAIAEAQKKGGTCAFIDAEHALDPGYARKLGVDVDNLLLSQPDAGEQALEIADTLVRSGAVDVLVVDSVAALVPRAELEGDMGDSHVGLHARLMSQALRKLTGSVSRSNTMVIFLNQIRMKIGVMFGSPETTTGGNALKFYASVRMDIRRIGSIKDRDEVVGNQTRVKVVKNKMAPPFRQVEFDIMYGEGVSKMGELIDLGVKAGIVEKSGAWFSYDSQRVGQGRENAKQFLRDHPEMAADIERRVREQAGVVADAMMTTPDEQEAADAIADAE, encoded by the coding sequence ATGGACAAGACCAAGGCCCTGGAAGGCGCGCTCAGCCAGATCGAGCGCGCATTTGGCAAGGGATCGATCATGCGCATGGGCGAGAGGCCCAAGCAACAGGCCGATGTCATCTCGAGCGGTTCGCTGGGGCTGGACATCGCGCTGGGCATCGGCGGTCTGCCGCGTGGCCGCATCGTCGAAATCTATGGACCGGAAAGTTCGGGCAAGACGACGCTGGCCCTGCATGCGATTGCCGAAGCGCAGAAGAAAGGCGGCACGTGCGCCTTCATCGATGCCGAGCACGCGCTGGACCCGGGCTATGCCCGCAAGCTGGGCGTCGATGTCGACAACCTCCTGCTCAGCCAGCCGGACGCGGGTGAGCAAGCCCTGGAGATCGCGGATACGCTGGTTCGTTCAGGCGCGGTCGACGTGCTTGTCGTGGATAGCGTCGCCGCCCTGGTGCCGCGCGCGGAACTGGAAGGCGACATGGGCGACAGCCATGTCGGCCTGCATGCGCGCCTCATGAGCCAGGCGTTGCGCAAACTGACAGGCTCGGTGTCGCGCTCCAACACGATGGTGATCTTCCTCAACCAGATCCGCATGAAGATCGGTGTCATGTTCGGCAGCCCGGAGACCACGACGGGCGGCAACGCCCTCAAGTTCTATGCATCCGTGCGCATGGATATCCGTCGTATCGGCTCGATCAAGGATCGTGACGAGGTTGTCGGCAACCAGACGCGGGTCAAGGTCGTGAAGAACAAGATGGCGCCGCCCTTCCGCCAGGTCGAATTCGACATCATGTATGGCGAAGGCGTGAGCAAGATGGGCGAACTCATCGACCTCGGGGTCAAGGCCGGAATCGTCGAGAAATCCGGCGCATGGTTCTCCTATGACAGCCAACGCGTCGGCCAGGGTCGTGAGAACGCCAAGCAGTTTCTGCGCGATCATCCGGAAATGGCCGCCGATATCGAGCGTCGGGTCCGTGAACAGGCGGGGGTCGTTGCCGATGCGATGATGACGACGCCCGACGAACAGGAAGCTGCCGACGCCATTGCGGACGCAGAGTAA